From Paracoccus suum, the proteins below share one genomic window:
- a CDS encoding SIS domain-containing protein gives MSLMAEEIAQIPEAAARFLTLAGPALRDAGARLRERDPRVVLTIARGSSDHAAAYLKYLVELAASVPVASLGPSVASVYGRPLRVGGAVAVSISQSGQSPDIVAAQAAAGAGGALTLALTNHPAAVLGQQADLTLPLAAGDERAVAATKTFVNSCIAGAALVAHWREDRALLSALERLPQALEDAITLDWQPLAAALEDASSAYILGRGPGFPLASEMALKLKETCAIHAEAFSAAEVLHGPAAIAEAGFPVLALSVGDAAREGVAATAARLAAQGAQVFVTDTAPPGTTTLPLTAPLHPWLDPLLAVATFYGMAEALSRARGHDPDRPRHLKKVTETR, from the coding sequence ATGAGCCTGATGGCAGAGGAAATCGCGCAGATCCCGGAGGCCGCGGCCCGGTTCCTGACGCTTGCGGGCCCGGCCCTGCGTGACGCCGGCGCGCGCCTGCGCGAGCGCGATCCCCGGGTAGTGCTGACCATCGCCCGCGGCTCGTCCGACCACGCCGCCGCCTATCTCAAATACCTGGTCGAGCTTGCGGCCAGTGTGCCGGTCGCCTCGCTCGGGCCGTCCGTCGCCTCGGTCTACGGGCGGCCGCTGCGGGTTGGCGGCGCGGTCGCGGTGTCGATCTCGCAATCGGGCCAAAGCCCTGACATCGTCGCCGCGCAAGCGGCGGCCGGCGCCGGCGGCGCGCTGACGCTGGCGCTGACCAATCATCCCGCGGCGGTGCTGGGCCAGCAGGCCGATCTGACCTTGCCCCTCGCCGCCGGCGACGAGCGCGCCGTCGCGGCGACCAAGACCTTTGTTAACTCGTGCATCGCGGGCGCCGCGCTTGTCGCTCACTGGCGCGAGGATCGCGCCCTGCTCTCCGCGCTGGAGCGACTGCCGCAGGCGCTCGAGGATGCCATCACCCTCGACTGGCAACCCTTGGCGGCGGCACTGGAGGATGCATCCTCGGCCTATATCCTCGGCCGCGGACCCGGCTTTCCGCTCGCGTCCGAAATGGCGCTGAAGCTGAAGGAAACCTGCGCCATCCATGCCGAGGCCTTCAGCGCGGCCGAGGTGCTGCACGGCCCCGCCGCCATCGCAGAGGCAGGCTTTCCCGTCTTGGCCCTAAGCGTCGGCGATGCGGCGCGCGAGGGCGTGGCGGCGACCGCGGCGCGGCTGGCGGCGCAAGGCGCGCAGGTGTTCGTCACCGACACGGCCCCGCCCGGCACCACGACGCTGCCCCTGACGGCGCCCCTGCATCCGTGGCTCGACCCGCTGCTTGCCGTCGCCACGTTCTATGGCATGGCCGAGGCGCTGTCCCGCGCCCGCGGGCACGATCCTGACCGGCCGCGCCACCTGAAAAAGGTAACCGAGACCCGATGA
- a CDS encoding BadF/BadG/BcrA/BcrD ATPase family protein, with protein MDWVLGLDGGGTGCRAVLADRAGRVIGRGSGGPANIMSDRDGARANIMAAADAALDGRPAAQVAACLGLAGANISGARDWLAPMLPFGRTRVVHDALTSVAGALGPADGIVAAIGTGSVFSRQLAGAVVSIGGWGAVLGDEASGAWLGKRFLAHALRAGDGMAEASPLASAVIADLGGPAGVVAFARTATGADFAALVPRIAADPEDPAARAVLRDGAAEVAQAIIRLQQGAELPVVFIGGLGPLYAARLAGRWPQIEAQGSALDGALRLALQLAEGAAA; from the coding sequence ATGGACTGGGTTCTGGGCCTCGACGGGGGCGGCACGGGATGTCGCGCAGTGCTGGCCGACCGCGCCGGGCGCGTGATCGGGCGCGGCAGCGGCGGCCCGGCGAACATCATGTCCGACCGTGACGGCGCCCGTGCCAACATCATGGCGGCTGCTGATGCGGCGCTGGACGGACGGCCCGCGGCGCAGGTCGCGGCCTGCCTGGGACTGGCCGGGGCCAACATTTCAGGCGCGCGCGACTGGCTGGCGCCGATGCTGCCGTTCGGGCGCACGCGGGTGGTCCATGACGCCCTGACCTCGGTCGCAGGGGCGCTGGGGCCGGCCGACGGGATCGTCGCGGCAATCGGCACCGGCTCGGTCTTTTCGCGGCAACTGGCGGGGGCGGTGGTCAGCATCGGCGGCTGGGGCGCGGTGCTAGGTGACGAGGCGTCCGGCGCCTGGCTGGGAAAGCGGTTCCTGGCCCATGCGCTGCGCGCCGGCGACGGTATGGCCGAGGCCAGTCCGCTCGCGTCCGCTGTCATTGCCGATCTGGGCGGCCCGGCCGGCGTGGTCGCCTTTGCCCGCACCGCGACCGGCGCGGATTTCGCCGCCCTTGTTCCGCGCATCGCGGCCGATCCCGAGGACCCGGCCGCGCGGGCCGTGCTGCGGGACGGCGCGGCTGAAGTGGCGCAGGCCATCATCCGGCTGCAGCAGGGTGCCGAACTGCCCGTGGTGTTCATCGGCGGCCTCGGGCCGCTATATGCCGCGCGGCTGGCCGGACGCTGGCCGCAGATCGAGGCGCAGGGCAGCGCGTTGGACGGGGCGCTGCGACTGGCGCTGCAATTGGCTGAAGGAGCCGCCGCATGA
- a CDS encoding carbohydrate ABC transporter permease, whose translation MRFRPHILVFLAPAVLVYSALMVVPLFATLGLSLEDRTGGFAGLANFRTLFGDPRWAASFWNALGNNLWFFVVHMLVQNPIGIALAALLSQPGLRGAAVYRTAIFIPTILSFVIVGFVWKLILSPIWGVAPSMLDAIGLKSLFQPWLGREGTALTTLALVSVWQFVGIPMMLIYAALLSIPDEVLEAAEVDGLTPWAMFWKIRLPLIWPAIGIISVLTFVGNFNAFDLIYVSQGALAGPNFATDILGTFLFRTFFGFQLQQGDPTMGATIAAVMFGIILAGVCVYLFAIQTRLRRYQF comes from the coding sequence ATGCGATTCCGCCCCCATATCCTTGTGTTCCTCGCCCCTGCGGTGCTGGTCTATAGCGCGCTGATGGTGGTGCCGCTATTTGCCACCCTCGGTCTCTCGCTCGAGGACAGGACCGGCGGCTTTGCCGGGCTTGCCAATTTCCGCACCCTGTTCGGGGATCCGCGCTGGGCGGCCTCGTTCTGGAACGCGCTCGGCAACAACCTGTGGTTCTTTGTCGTCCACATGCTGGTCCAGAACCCGATCGGCATCGCCCTTGCGGCGCTGCTGTCGCAACCGGGCTTGCGGGGGGCGGCGGTCTATCGCACCGCGATCTTCATCCCCACGATCCTCAGCTTCGTGATCGTCGGCTTTGTCTGGAAGCTGATCCTGTCGCCGATCTGGGGTGTCGCGCCGTCGATGCTGGATGCGATCGGCCTGAAATCCCTGTTCCAGCCTTGGCTGGGGCGCGAGGGGACCGCGCTGACCACCCTCGCGCTGGTGTCGGTGTGGCAGTTCGTCGGCATCCCGATGATGCTGATCTACGCCGCTTTGCTCTCGATCCCCGACGAGGTGCTGGAAGCGGCCGAGGTCGATGGTCTGACACCCTGGGCGATGTTCTGGAAGATCCGCCTGCCGCTGATCTGGCCCGCCATCGGGATCATTTCGGTGCTGACCTTTGTCGGCAACTTCAACGCGTTCGATCTGATCTATGTCTCGCAAGGGGCGTTGGCCGGGCCCAATTTCGCGACCGACATCCTCGGCACGTTCCTCTTTCGCACCTTCTTTGGCTTTCAACTGCAGCAAGGTGATCCGACGATGGGCGCGACCATTGCCGCGGTGATGTTCGGCATCATCCTTGCCGGGGTTTGCGTCTATCTGTTCGCCATCCAGACCCGTCTGCGGCGGTATCAGTTCTGA
- a CDS encoding carbohydrate ABC transporter permease → MSRRPRLLTHLALILWTLIALFPVWLVIINSMKSRRAIFAEPLALPGPKSFDLVGYQTVLKQGDFLLYVQNSLIVTVVSLALVLLFGAMAAFALAEYRFRGNRLMGLYLALGIMIPIRLGTVAILQGMVATGLVNTRIALILVYTAQGIPLCVFILSEFMRGLSDDLKNAARIDGLSEYAIFFRIILPLVRPAMATVAVFTMIPIWNDLWFPLILAPAEAVKTITLGTQVFLGQFVTNWNAVLAALTLAIGPVLVLYLIFSRQLIRGITAGAVK, encoded by the coding sequence ATGTCGCGCCGGCCCCGCCTCCTGACGCATCTGGCGCTGATCCTGTGGACGCTGATTGCGCTGTTCCCGGTCTGGCTGGTGATCATCAACAGCATGAAATCGCGGCGCGCGATCTTTGCCGAGCCGCTCGCCCTGCCGGGCCCGAAAAGCTTTGACCTGGTCGGCTATCAGACGGTGCTGAAACAGGGCGACTTCCTGCTTTACGTCCAGAACAGCCTGATCGTGACGGTGGTCTCGCTAGCGCTGGTGCTGCTGTTCGGGGCGATGGCCGCCTTTGCCCTCGCCGAGTACCGCTTTCGCGGCAACCGGCTGATGGGCCTCTACCTGGCGCTGGGGATCATGATCCCGATCCGGCTGGGGACGGTGGCGATCCTGCAGGGGATGGTCGCAACCGGACTGGTCAACACCCGCATCGCGCTGATCCTTGTCTATACCGCACAGGGGATTCCGCTCTGCGTGTTCATCCTGTCCGAGTTCATGCGCGGTCTGTCGGACGATCTGAAGAATGCGGCGCGCATCGACGGACTGTCGGAATACGCGATCTTCTTTCGCATCATCCTGCCGCTGGTGCGCCCGGCCATGGCTACGGTCGCCGTGTTCACCATGATTCCGATCTGGAACGACCTGTGGTTCCCGCTGATCCTGGCCCCGGCCGAGGCGGTCAAGACCATCACGCTTGGCACGCAGGTTTTCCTTGGCCAATTCGTGACCAACTGGAACGCGGTGCTGGCTGCGCTGACGCTCGCCATCGGGCCGGTGCTGGTCCTTTACCTGATCTTTTCGCGCCAGCTGATCCGCGGCATTACCGCGGGCGCGGTCAAATGA
- a CDS encoding ABC transporter ATP-binding protein codes for MTPALQLRDVRKTFGKVEVIPGASLSVMPGEFVVFVGPSGCGKSTLLRMIAGLEAPDSGDIMIGGARVNGVSPARRGIAMVFQSYALYPHLTVAGNMGLALKQAGMPRAEREAAIAEAARMLALEPLLDRRPAQLSGGQRQRVAIGRAIVRRPKLFLFDEPLSNLDAALRGQTRIELARLHRELGATMIYVTHDQVEAMTLADRIVVLDRGHIAQIGTPMELYDRPANRFVASFIGAPAMNFLPAAAIPGAPPGAETLGLRPDHLAPDPAEGIPTEVTHVEHLGPETLVHATGAGGLLTARLTGAPEIAPGTALRLAPNRAHLHWFDAAGDRL; via the coding sequence ATGACCCCTGCGCTGCAGTTGCGCGACGTCCGCAAGACCTTCGGCAAGGTCGAGGTAATTCCCGGCGCATCGCTGTCGGTGATGCCGGGCGAGTTCGTGGTCTTCGTCGGCCCCTCGGGCTGTGGCAAGTCGACCCTGTTGCGAATGATCGCGGGGCTGGAGGCGCCTGACAGCGGCGACATCATGATCGGCGGGGCACGCGTGAACGGCGTCAGCCCGGCACGGCGCGGCATCGCCATGGTGTTCCAGAGCTATGCCCTCTACCCGCACCTCACGGTTGCGGGGAACATGGGCCTCGCGCTGAAGCAGGCCGGCATGCCGCGGGCGGAACGCGAGGCCGCCATCGCCGAGGCGGCGCGGATGCTGGCGCTGGAGCCGCTGCTGGACCGCCGCCCAGCGCAGCTGTCGGGCGGTCAGCGCCAGCGCGTCGCGATCGGCCGGGCGATCGTGCGCCGGCCCAAGCTGTTCCTGTTCGACGAGCCGCTGTCGAACCTCGATGCCGCGCTGCGCGGCCAGACCCGCATCGAGCTTGCGCGCCTGCACCGCGAGCTTGGCGCGACAATGATCTATGTGACGCACGACCAGGTCGAGGCAATGACCCTGGCCGACCGGATCGTCGTGCTGGACCGCGGCCATATCGCCCAGATCGGCACCCCGATGGAGCTTTATGACCGCCCCGCGAACCGCTTCGTCGCCAGCTTCATCGGCGCCCCGGCGATGAACTTTCTGCCCGCCGCCGCCATTCCGGGCGCACCGCCGGGGGCCGAGACGCTCGGCCTGCGCCCCGACCATCTGGCCCCCGACCCGGCCGAAGGAATCCCGACCGAGGTCACGCATGTCGAGCATCTTGGCCCCGAGACGCTGGTCCATGCCACCGGTGCCGGCGGGTTGCTGACCGCGCGGCTGACCGGCGCGCCGGAGATCGCGCCCGGCACCGCCCTGCGGCTGGCGCCGAACCGTGCGCATCTGCATTGGTTCGATGCAGCGGGGGACCGGCTCTGA
- a CDS encoding MFS transporter, with amino-acid sequence MTIGLAALVAGYGLSQFYRAFIAVLAPALGAEIGATPGDLAIASGLWFLAFAAVQLPIGWAFEAVGPRRTTAALLGVCGAGGAAVFAMATRPLHLDIAMALLGAGCAPVLMAAYYLLARCWPASAFGTMAGVTVAVGSLGDILGAAPLVRLIEAFGWRATLWAFAAITLAIAALIAALVRDPPPPEGPQRTGKLIDMLRLRGLWLIMPMVFASYAVSAAIRGLWASPYLATVHDADARMIGRGVLVMGLAVVAGNLAVGQAVRLIGGPRRASIVSTCCTATALMVLWLSPDAGLPVAYAALAVIGMSGANYALLMTHARAYLPPHLVGRGMTFLNMVSLSGVGLLQFASRPVYDSVLAARGPVPAIASVFLFFLIPLLIGLGFYLFSREAADAPA; translated from the coding sequence ATGACCATCGGCCTTGCCGCGCTCGTCGCGGGCTATGGCCTCAGCCAGTTCTATCGCGCCTTCATCGCGGTCCTCGCGCCCGCTCTGGGGGCCGAGATCGGCGCGACCCCGGGGGATCTGGCGATCGCCTCGGGCCTGTGGTTCCTCGCCTTCGCAGCGGTGCAACTGCCCATCGGCTGGGCGTTCGAGGCGGTAGGGCCGCGACGCACGACGGCGGCCCTGCTGGGCGTTTGCGGGGCAGGGGGCGCGGCAGTCTTCGCCATGGCCACCCGGCCCCTGCACCTCGATATCGCCATGGCCCTCCTTGGCGCGGGCTGCGCGCCGGTGCTGATGGCCGCCTATTACCTCTTGGCGCGGTGCTGGCCGGCCTCTGCCTTTGGCACCATGGCGGGGGTGACGGTTGCGGTCGGCAGCCTTGGCGACATCCTTGGCGCCGCGCCGCTGGTGCGGCTGATCGAGGCCTTCGGCTGGCGCGCGACCCTCTGGGCCTTTGCGGCCATCACGCTGGCTATCGCGGCGCTGATCGCGGCCCTCGTGCGCGATCCGCCGCCGCCCGAGGGGCCGCAGCGGACCGGCAAGTTGATCGACATGCTGCGCCTGCGCGGGCTGTGGCTGATCATGCCCATGGTCTTTGCCAGCTATGCCGTTTCGGCCGCGATCCGCGGACTGTGGGCCTCGCCCTACCTCGCGACTGTGCACGATGCCGATGCGCGCATGATCGGCAGGGGCGTCCTCGTCATGGGGCTGGCGGTGGTGGCAGGAAACCTGGCGGTCGGGCAGGCAGTGCGGCTGATCGGCGGTCCGCGCCGAGCCTCTATCGTCAGCACCTGCTGCACCGCGACGGCGCTGATGGTGCTGTGGCTCAGCCCCGATGCCGGCCTGCCGGTGGCCTATGCCGCACTGGCGGTGATCGGCATGTCGGGCGCGAACTATGCCCTGCTGATGACCCACGCGAGGGCTTACCTTCCGCCGCATCTGGTCGGGCGGGGTATGACGTTCCTCAACATGGTCTCGCTGTCCGGGGTCGGCCTGCTCCAATTCGCCTCGCGGCCTGTCTACGATTCGGTGCTGGCGGCACGTGGGCCGGTGCCAGCCATTGCCTCGGTCTTCCTGTTCTTCCTGATCCCGCTGCTGATCGGGTTGGGCTTCTACCTCTTTTCGCGCGAGGCCGCGGATGCGCCCGCCTGA
- a CDS encoding glycosyltransferase family 4 protein, whose translation MRPPEIEVIAPNLKRRLSGVTATVVRLIPVQSRMIGIVATGPGLPPDLPHIPLARALSLSRSRWRVWHARRNTEMVLGLIARRILRRRFRLLFTSAAQRRHTGLTRWLIRQQDALIATSPQAASYLERPAEVILHGVDLEVFHPATDRAGDRRALGLDSDTVLIGCFGRIRAQKGVDLLVDAALRLLPSRPEVQVLFTGRITPDQQAFADELKARIAAAGLTRRIRFLGELPWPDVVALYRCLDLFAAPARWEGFGLTPLEAMASGVPVVAARVGAYETLIRDGVTGSLVPADDATALTAALQRWLDDPGARAEAGRAARGHVAANHGIEAEARAITAVYRRLLA comes from the coding sequence ATGCGCCCGCCTGAGATCGAGGTCATCGCCCCGAACCTCAAGCGTCGCCTCAGCGGCGTGACCGCGACCGTGGTGCGGCTGATCCCGGTGCAGTCACGCATGATCGGCATCGTCGCCACTGGACCGGGCCTGCCACCGGACCTGCCGCACATCCCCCTGGCCCGCGCGCTGAGCCTATCGCGCAGCCGGTGGCGCGTCTGGCACGCCCGCCGCAATACCGAGATGGTCCTCGGGCTGATCGCACGCCGCATCCTGCGGCGGCGGTTTCGGTTGCTCTTCACCAGCGCCGCGCAGCGCCGGCACACCGGCCTGACCCGGTGGCTGATCCGCCAGCAGGACGCGCTGATCGCGACCTCGCCGCAGGCCGCGTCATACCTCGAGCGTCCTGCCGAGGTGATCCTGCACGGTGTCGATCTGGAAGTCTTCCATCCCGCTACCGATCGCGCGGGCGACCGGCGCGCGTTGGGCCTCGATTCCGATACGGTTCTGATCGGCTGCTTTGGCCGCATCCGCGCGCAAAAGGGTGTCGATCTGCTGGTCGATGCGGCGCTGCGCCTGCTGCCCTCGCGGCCCGAGGTGCAGGTACTGTTCACCGGCCGCATCACCCCCGACCAGCAGGCTTTCGCGGACGAGTTGAAAGCGCGCATCGCCGCCGCCGGGCTGACCCGGCGCATCCGTTTCCTGGGCGAGTTGCCCTGGCCCGATGTGGTCGCCCTTTACCGCTGCCTCGATCTCTTCGCCGCCCCCGCCCGGTGGGAGGGGTTCGGCCTTACCCCGCTGGAGGCGATGGCCTCGGGCGTGCCGGTGGTCGCGGCCCGGGTCGGCGCCTATGAGACGCTGATCCGCGACGGCGTCACAGGCTCGCTGGTCCCGGCAGATGATGCGACCGCCTTGACGGCGGCGCTGCAACGCTGGCTCGACGATCCTGGCGCCCGCGCGGAAGCCGGGCGCGCTGCGCGCGGTCATGTGGCAGCCAACCACGGAATCGAGGCCGAGGCGCGGGCCATCACCGCCGTTTATCGCCGGCTGCTTGCGTGA
- a CDS encoding glycosyltransferase family 29 protein, whose product MNRLSFKLAAWTSEDVTLMHLSVPQQALLDELNGKHVALIGNARALAEGQQGAEIDAHDLVIRINRAPMPAAASHGTRTDWLALGIGLPPEDRARLAPRRTLYMAAKRKRLDWATATSPGFYLHPRYQIEGLARALRAKPTTGAMLIELCLRAELKTLDLYGFDFFASRSLSGRRSAEDVPHDFGAEAAWVAARAEADPRLSLR is encoded by the coding sequence GTGAATCGCCTGAGCTTCAAACTCGCGGCCTGGACCAGCGAGGATGTGACGCTGATGCACCTGTCCGTGCCACAGCAGGCGCTGCTCGACGAGCTGAACGGCAAGCACGTCGCCCTGATCGGCAACGCACGCGCCCTGGCCGAGGGGCAACAGGGGGCGGAGATCGACGCGCATGACCTGGTGATCCGCATCAACCGCGCGCCGATGCCGGCCGCCGCCAGCCACGGCACGCGCACCGACTGGCTGGCGCTCGGAATCGGACTGCCGCCAGAGGACCGTGCCCGGCTGGCCCCGCGCCGCACCTTATACATGGCGGCAAAGCGCAAGCGCCTCGACTGGGCCACGGCGACCTCGCCCGGCTTCTACCTGCATCCGCGATACCAGATCGAAGGGCTGGCGCGCGCGCTTCGTGCCAAGCCGACCACTGGGGCGATGCTGATCGAGCTATGCCTCAGGGCGGAACTGAAAACGCTTGACCTTTACGGCTTCGATTTTTTCGCTTCACGCTCCCTGTCGGGACGGCGATCGGCGGAGGACGTTCCACACGATTTTGGTGCCGAGGCCGCATGGGTCGCGGCCCGCGCGGAGGCCGATCCGCGCCTCAGCCTTCGCTAG
- a CDS encoding DUF808 domain-containing protein yields the protein MSGLIALLDDVAGIAKVAAASIDDVAGQAAKAGAKAAGAVIDDAAVTPKYVDGFDASREVPIVWRIAKGSIFNKIIILLPVALLLSQFAPWLISPLLMIGGAYLCFEGAEKVWHAMYPHEDAHPEEDAEKSGDPARLEESKVKGAIKTDFILSAEIMTIALSTIPAEDPWWMKAVILLVVGVAITFAVYGFVALIVKADDFGMHLVRRGGIRATIGRGIVKTMPGFMRVLTIIGTAAMIWVGGNIVLHGLAELGLTAPYDAIHHRAETAANLISRLAGLVTWAVTAFFDGIFGLALGLVLIPVATKVINPLMTAITGLFGRQKRASEG from the coding sequence ATGAGCGGACTGATCGCGCTTCTGGACGACGTGGCAGGCATTGCGAAGGTCGCCGCCGCATCGATTGACGATGTCGCGGGACAGGCCGCCAAGGCTGGGGCCAAGGCCGCAGGCGCGGTGATCGATGATGCCGCGGTGACGCCGAAATACGTCGATGGCTTTGACGCCAGCCGCGAGGTGCCGATCGTCTGGCGGATCGCCAAGGGCTCGATCTTCAACAAGATCATCATTCTCTTGCCGGTGGCACTGCTGCTGTCGCAATTCGCGCCGTGGCTGATCTCTCCGCTTCTGATGATCGGTGGTGCCTATCTTTGTTTCGAGGGGGCGGAAAAGGTCTGGCACGCGATGTACCCGCACGAGGACGCGCATCCTGAGGAAGACGCCGAGAAAAGCGGCGATCCGGCCCGGCTGGAGGAGAGCAAGGTCAAGGGCGCGATCAAGACCGACTTCATCCTGTCGGCCGAGATCATGACCATCGCCCTGTCGACCATCCCGGCCGAGGATCCCTGGTGGATGAAGGCGGTCATCCTGCTGGTGGTGGGCGTCGCAATCACCTTTGCGGTCTACGGCTTTGTCGCGCTGATCGTGAAGGCCGATGATTTCGGCATGCACTTGGTCAGGCGCGGCGGCATTCGCGCAACCATCGGGCGGGGGATCGTAAAGACGATGCCGGGCTTCATGCGTGTGCTGACAATCATCGGGACCGCCGCCATGATCTGGGTCGGCGGCAACATCGTCCTGCACGGCTTGGCTGAACTGGGCCTTACCGCCCCCTATGATGCGATCCACCATCGCGCCGAGACCGCCGCAAATCTGATCTCTCGCCTCGCGGGCCTGGTCACATGGGCCGTCACCGCGTTCTTTGACGGCATCTTCGGGCTGGCGCTGGGCCTGGTGCTGATCCCGGTAGCGACCAAGGTCATCAACCCGCTGATGACGGCGATCACTGGCCTGTTTGGCCGCCAGAAACGCGCTAGCGAAGGCTGA